The following coding sequences are from one Nymphalis io chromosome 5, ilAglIoxx1.1, whole genome shotgun sequence window:
- the LOC126768748 gene encoding uncharacterized protein LOC126768748 translates to MTTEYSERGDEERAATHPGSTAPLHSKSFKLRFAFQRELGRSDVSAVKPLGLPAVVRAKFYRREGEGEVDERRAERALARVRDMFGRGPRDMYCEPVTTSHEYGWWWQWARPQTDRRLRHHIQDSAWLKERLRVLATDDGIKRRSQ, encoded by the exons ATGACAACGGAGTACAGCGAGCGCGGTGACGAGGAGAGGGCCGCGACCCACCCGGGCTCGACCGCCCCCTTACATTCGAAATCGTTCAAGCTGCGGTTCGCGTTCCAGCGCGAGCTCGGGCGCTCCGACGTGTCCGCAGTGAAGCCGCTGGGACTAC CCGCGGTGGTGAGGGCCAAGTTCTACCGGCGCGAGGGGGAGGGGGAGGTGGACGAGCGCCGGGCGGAGCGCGCGCTGGCCCGCGTGCGCGACATGTTCGGGCGCGGCCCGCGCGACATGTACTGCGAGCCCGTCACCACTTCGCACGA GTACGGCTGGTGGTGGCAGTGGGCGCGCCCGCAGACCGACCGCCGCCTGCGCCACCACATACAAGACTCGGCGTGGCTCAAAGAGCGCCTGCGAGTACTCGCCACAGACGACGGAATTAAGCGACGAAGCCAATAG